From the Rhizomicrobium palustre genome, the window GCGGACATCGAGATCGACATGATCATGGATCAGCCGCCCGCCAAGCTGGGTAACAAGCCCGCGCACGCTGATGATGGTATCATTCGCCGGCTCCATCATACCCCCAAAACCGAGAAGATGACGGAGAAACCGGCATCGAGCACGATGACGAGAAAGACCGACTCCACCACCGAGCGTGTCGTCAAGCGGCCCACCGAAGCGGCGTTGCGTTCCACATTGAGGCCTTCGTAACAGCCCACCATGCCGATGACGTAAGCAAAGACCGGTGCCTTGATCATGCCGACGAGGAAGGTGTTGATGTTCACCGCCTCATGCAATTGGCGCACGAACATCGGCACCGTGATGCCAAGCTGAAAGTAACACATGATGGCGCCGCCGATCAGGGCCACGATATCGCCATAGAAGGTGAGAAACGGCAGCGCGATGATAAGGCCGGCGACGCGCGGCAGGATCAAGACGTCATCGATATTGAGGCCCATCGTCTGCATCGCATCGATTTCCTCATTCACCTTCATGGTGCCGATCTGGGCGGTGAAGGCCGAGCCCGAACGGCCCGCGATGATGATCGCCGTGATGAGCACGCCCAGCTCGCGCAAGACGCCGACGCCGAGCGCATTGACGGTGAAGATATCGAGCCCGAAGCGCGAAAGCTGATCGGCGCCCTGATAGGCAAGCACGATCCCGACCAGGAACATCAATAGCCCGACGATGGGCAGCGCATTGATGCCGACTTCTTCAATCTGATGGGTGAGCGCGGTAATGCGCACATGGCGCTGCGGAGCCACGACCAGTCTGAACCAATCGACAGTGATGCGACCGAGATAGCCCAATATGCCAGCCGCGTTGCCAGCCACCTCATAAGCGGACCGCCCTACCCGATCGAGAAACCCGACCAGGGTCTCGCGTGTCTCTACCTTGGGGCAATCAAGCGACTCGGTATCGATTACCGCCAGCAGCGGGCGATAATGCTCGGGTACATCAAAGCGGGCGACTTTCAGCCCGGCCTGTTTCAGCTGAATCTTGGTGCGCAGCAAGAGCCAGGCGCCGGTGGTATCTAGGCTTTCGATTCCGGTCGCATCGATTTCCGCAACGCGCGCGTTCTCGCGCGCAAGGGCACGCAAGCCCGCATCGACCGCGCCAGCCCCAAAGACTGTCCATGGACCGCCTGCTGAAATCCGTAACTTGTCCCCATCGCGGTTTGCTTCAAACCAGGGGCTCGCTGCATCCATCTTATCGCCCATCCCCATGGACATTACCGGGCCAAATCCGGCCCGACTAGGCCGCCGGTGACGGGAACGTCCATTTCCCGCGGAATGTTGCGCGTAAATGCAAAAAGGGCTCGCTGTTTCCAGCGAGCCCGTTCAGCAAGGCGTTATTGAACGCCTAATTTGTAAGCGACCAAGCTTAGAAGGGAAGTCCGATCGGCAAATCGGTGAAATCGGGAACCGGGATGAAGGTGTTGCGCAGCGGCTTATCCTCATCCTGCTTCACGTCCCAGCCACCGCCAAGCGCGCGATAGAGACCGACGCCAGCCTGCAAACGCGCCAGCTTGATCTGGATCAGCGTGTCTTGCGCCGAGAACAGAGTCTGCTGGGCCTGCAGCACGGTCAACAGATCGACCACGCCTTCGCGATATTGCAGTTCGGAGATGCGGAAGGCTTCCTGCGCGTTCTTCACCTGCTCGGTGGTGAGGCGCTCCTGCTCGCTATAAGAGGTGACCGAACCGAGTTGGGTTTCGGTGTCGTTCAAAGCACTGAGCACCGCCGCCTTGTAACTGGCGACAAGCTCGTTCTCGCGGCCCTTATAGTAATCGCGCTGCGAGGTCAGGCGGCCACCGTCAAAGATCGACTGCACCACGCTCGCCCCGATATTCCAGGCGAGGTTCTGCGGCGAGATCAGGCCGTTCATCACCGTGTTGGACCAGCCACCACCCGCCGACAGGCTGACGCCCGGCAGGAAGGCCGCGCGGGCCGCATCAAGATTGGCATGGGCGGACAGAAGGCTCGCTTCAGCCTGCGCCACGTCCGGGCGGCGGGTCAGCAAGGTCGCCGGGATACCGGACTTAACGGCCGGAACGGTGAGGCCTTCGACACTCGCCGCTT encodes:
- a CDS encoding ABC transporter permease, which codes for MSMGMGDKMDAASPWFEANRDGDKLRISAGGPWTVFGAGAVDAGLRALARENARVAEIDATGIESLDTTGAWLLLRTKIQLKQAGLKVARFDVPEHYRPLLAVIDTESLDCPKVETRETLVGFLDRVGRSAYEVAGNAAGILGYLGRITVDWFRLVVAPQRHVRITALTHQIEEVGINALPIVGLLMFLVGIVLAYQGADQLSRFGLDIFTVNALGVGVLRELGVLITAIIIAGRSGSAFTAQIGTMKVNEEIDAMQTMGLNIDDVLILPRVAGLIIALPFLTFYGDIVALIGGAIMCYFQLGITVPMFVRQLHEAVNINTFLVGMIKAPVFAYVIGMVGCYEGLNVERNAASVGRLTTRSVVESVFLVIVLDAGFSVIFSVLGV